One Pyxicephalus adspersus chromosome 3, UCB_Pads_2.0, whole genome shotgun sequence genomic window carries:
- the CHRNA6 gene encoding neuronal acetylcholine receptor subunit alpha-6: protein MGPCNVMKTETYFCCVILVMLVGLQDTLQCETEERLFQKLFAHYNQHIRPVENVSDPVMVHFEVAITQLVNVDEVNQILETNLWLRHIWNDYKLQWNPMDYDGIEFMRVPADKIWKPDIVLYNNAVGDFQVEGKTKALLKYNGLINWSPPAIFKSSCPMDITFFPFDHQNCSMKFGSWSYDKAKIDLSIIGSKVDMKDFWENSEWEIVDASGYKHDIKYNCCEEIYTDITYSFYIRRLPMFYTINLIMPCLFISFLTVLVFYLPSDCGEKVTLCISVLLSLTVFLLVITETIPSTSLVIPLVGEYLLFTMIFVTLSIVVTVFVLNIHYRTPTTHKMPGWVRKVFLKRLPKLLMMRKTMEKKDRPCSKRNKKRTYGKTGKPMNSQCRDVEVFEDETCYHCMRTKEQGARNRRRHHQEACNAVQHSPGELKDVVDRIQFMAENIKDHNERKEEEDDWKYVAMVIDRVFLWVFIILCVIGTTGLFLQPMIDGKKT, encoded by the exons ATACATTACAATGTGAGACTGAAGAGAGGCTTTTCCAAAAGCTTTTCGCACATTACAACCAGCACATAAGGCCAGTGGAAAATGTGTCTGATCCTGTCATGGTACATTTTGAGGTCGCAATAACTCAGCTTGTTAATGTG gaTGAAGTTAACCAAATATTGGAGACCAACTTGTGGCTTCGCCAT ATTTGGAATGATTACAAGTTGCAGTGGAATCCTATGGATTATGATGGTATAGAATTTATGCGCGTTCCGGCAGACAAGATTTGGAAACCtgacattgttttatataataa CGCTGTTGGAGACTTTCAAGTAGAAGGGAAGACTAAGGCTTTACTGAAATACAACGGCTTAATAAACTGGTCTCCTCCGGCAATCTTCAAGAGCTCATGTCCCATGGATATAACTTTTTTTCCATTCGACCATCAGAACTGTTCGATGAAGTTTGGGTCATGGTCATATGACAAGGCTAAAATAGACCTTTCAATCATAGGATCAAAAGTTGACATGAAGGATTTTTGGGAAAACAGCGAATGGGAAATAGTTGATGCTTCTGGATATAAACATGATATTAAGTACAATTGTTGTGAAGAGATCTATACCGATATAACCTATTCTTTTTATATTAGAAGACTCCCTATGTTTTACACCATTAATCTAATCATGCCATGCCTCTTCATTTCATTTTTGACAGTGTTGGTGTTTTACCTTCCATCTGACTGTGGAGAGAAAGTTACTCTTTGCATCTCCGTGTTGTTGTCCCTGACTGTGTTTTTGTTGGTAATCACTGAAACAATTCCTTCAACCTCTTTGGTAATTCCACTTGTTGGAGAATACCTTCTTTTTACTATGATATTTGTAACTCTGTCTATTGTAGTTACAGTATTTGTGCTTAATATTCATTACCGGACCCCAACCACACACAAAATGCCTGGATGGGTCAGAAAAGTCTTTTTGAAACGCTTACCTAAATTACTCATGATGAGAAAGACTATGGAGAAGAAAGACCGACCTTGTTCTAAAAGAAACAAGAAGAGGACTTATGGTAAGACAGGAAAACCTATGAATTCCCAGTGCAGAGATGTGGAAGTATTTGAAGATGAGACTTGCTATCACTGTATGAGAACGAAAGAACAGGGTGCCAGAAATCGCAGGCGACATCACCAGGAAGCTTGTAATGCAGTTCAGCATTCTCCAGGAGAACTTAAAGATGTTGTTGATAGAATCCAGTTTATGGCAGAAAATATCAAAGATCATAATGAAAGAAAAGAG GAGGAAGATGACTGGAAGTATGTTGCAATGGTCATTGACCGAGTTTTTCTCTGGGTCTTCATAATCCTGTGTGTTATAGGGACCACCGGCTTGTTTTTGCAGCCAAtgatagatgggaaaaaaacgtAA